Proteins from a genomic interval of Polaribacter sp. Q13:
- a CDS encoding OmpA family protein, with amino-acid sequence MKKILLSATLLMFGATAFAQDLPTNPEPGKCYVRCKTPEVWKNEDVTIEIAPAYKKIVTHPAEYNTVTERVLIKEAGKRLAIVPAVWEDKTVSYRAKEDANKLRVINATFNPDSQTIETKAASANWEMSEKAPDCESSDPNDCRYWCYKPVPAQYVTIPLTTLDRDASTVSDKVPGYDKTYTTKVMVKGPTTSSIEIPAVYGSINKTVLVKDAWQEEVTVAAKYKTVTKEILVNKGGLTTWKVVECSLVNNTILPINWNLGSATLTSAAKGIIDTRLLPVLKTGVSVALESHTDSRGTKESNQNLSERRAQAVTNYLISKGVNPSKLTGNGFGESKLTNRCSDGVSCTEAQHRANRRTTFRVVNEK; translated from the coding sequence ATGAAAAAAATTTTACTAAGTGCTACGCTATTAATGTTTGGAGCAACAGCTTTTGCTCAAGACTTACCAACAAATCCAGAACCAGGAAAATGTTACGTACGTTGTAAAACTCCAGAAGTATGGAAAAACGAAGATGTAACTATTGAAATAGCTCCGGCTTACAAAAAAATTGTAACGCATCCTGCAGAATACAATACAGTAACCGAAAGAGTTTTAATTAAAGAAGCTGGAAAACGTTTAGCTATTGTTCCTGCAGTATGGGAAGACAAAACTGTTAGCTATAGAGCTAAAGAAGATGCAAATAAATTAAGAGTAATTAATGCAACATTTAATCCAGATTCTCAAACAATAGAGACTAAAGCAGCTTCTGCTAACTGGGAAATGAGTGAAAAAGCTCCTGATTGTGAATCTAGCGATCCTAACGATTGTAGATACTGGTGTTATAAACCAGTTCCTGCACAATATGTTACTATTCCTTTAACTACATTAGACAGAGACGCAAGTACAGTATCTGATAAAGTTCCTGGATATGATAAAACATATACTACTAAAGTAATGGTTAAAGGACCTACAACTTCATCTATTGAAATTCCTGCAGTTTATGGAAGTATCAATAAAACAGTTTTAGTTAAAGATGCATGGCAAGAAGAAGTTACTGTTGCTGCTAAATACAAAACTGTAACAAAAGAAATCTTAGTTAACAAAGGTGGATTAACAACTTGGAAAGTAGTTGAATGTTCATTAGTTAACAACACTATTTTACCTATTAACTGGAATTTAGGAAGCGCTACTTTAACTTCAGCTGCTAAAGGAATTATTGATACTAGATTATTACCTGTATTAAAAACTGGTGTATCTGTAGCTTTAGAGTCTCATACAGATTCAAGAGGAACAAAAGAAAGCAACCAAAATTTATCTGAAAGAAGAGCTCAAGCGGTTACAAACTATTTAATTTCTAAAGGTGTAAACCCAAGTAAATTAACTGGTAACGGTTTTGGAGAGTCTAAATTAACTAACAGATGTTCTGATGGAGTTTCTTGTACAGAAGCACAACACAGAGCTAACAGAAGAACTACTTTTAGAGTAGTAAATGAAAAATAA
- a CDS encoding thioredoxin family protein: protein MKNVILGLSICFFSVANIVAQEQIIEEHKIELEETISLNWQPTFKDALKKSKNEKKPVLIYFTGSDWCGPCKILDKKLFHTQKFKDIADKDLILYEADSPRNLDLISSDKIEINNDLKRKFQIRTFPTLVFVNHKGKIIGYKKGLILTDYYYPFIQSVIENY from the coding sequence ATGAAAAATGTTATATTGGGTTTATCTATTTGTTTCTTTTCTGTAGCTAACATTGTTGCACAAGAACAAATTATAGAAGAACATAAAATTGAATTAGAAGAAACAATTTCTTTAAATTGGCAACCTACTTTTAAGGATGCTTTAAAGAAATCTAAAAACGAAAAGAAACCAGTACTTATTTATTTTACGGGTTCCGATTGGTGTGGACCTTGTAAGATATTAGATAAGAAACTTTTTCATACTCAAAAATTTAAGGATATAGCAGACAAAGATTTAATTTTATATGAAGCAGATAGTCCTAGAAATTTAGATTTAATTTCTTCTGATAAAATAGAAATAAATAATGATTTAAAAAGGAAGTTTCAAATAAGAACATTTCCAACATTAGTTTTTGTAAACCATAAAGGAAAAATAATTGGTTATAAAAAAGGATTAATTTTAACAGATTACTATTATCCTTTTATTCAATCAGTAATAGAAAATTATTAA
- a CDS encoding NAD(P)-dependent oxidoreductase — MKKSISIIGSGPSALLLAAFLDTTKFEVTIYEKNKTAGRKLLVAGKGGFNLTHSESILDFIERYTPTNFLKDALLSFTNDDFRNWLQSIGIPTYIGSSKRIYPEEGIKPITVINTILNHLKEKGIVFKYEHTFSGWNAENNLIINNAIIPSDYTVFSLGGASWKITGSDGSWLETFQEKGVNTAPFEASNCAFKIDWNPDFITQNEGTPLKNIAITCADKKQKGEVVITKFGLEGNAIYALSPQIRAQLKTEEKATIYIDFKPTFTLEQVTSKMVNSNFKNTTQTLKKGLKLSNSKIDLLKIYLSKEAYLDSIILSTYIKNFPLEITGLGKLNAAISSVGGIDLNAMDTHFQLDKIPNQYCIGEMVNWDAPTGGYLIQACASSGVYLAKHLNEID, encoded by the coding sequence ATGAAAAAATCAATTTCCATCATTGGCTCCGGACCTTCCGCCCTACTTTTAGCAGCTTTTTTAGATACTACAAAGTTTGAGGTTACTATTTATGAAAAAAATAAAACTGCGGGTAGAAAACTATTAGTTGCAGGAAAAGGAGGTTTTAACCTTACACATTCAGAATCCATTCTAGATTTTATTGAACGTTATACGCCTACCAATTTTTTAAAAGATGCTTTATTAAGTTTTACCAATGATGATTTTAGAAATTGGCTACAATCTATAGGAATCCCTACCTATATTGGTAGTAGTAAAAGGATTTATCCAGAAGAAGGCATAAAACCAATCACTGTTATCAATACTATTTTAAATCATTTAAAAGAAAAAGGAATCGTTTTTAAATATGAACATACTTTTTCGGGTTGGAATGCAGAAAATAATCTCATCATTAATAATGCAATTATTCCGTCTGATTATACCGTTTTTTCTTTAGGAGGCGCAAGTTGGAAAATTACAGGCTCTGATGGTAGCTGGTTAGAAACGTTTCAAGAAAAAGGTGTAAATACCGCTCCGTTTGAAGCTTCAAATTGTGCATTTAAAATTGATTGGAATCCAGATTTCATCACCCAAAACGAAGGAACTCCATTAAAAAATATAGCCATTACTTGTGCAGATAAAAAACAAAAAGGAGAAGTTGTAATTACTAAATTCGGATTGGAAGGAAATGCTATTTACGCTTTGAGTCCGCAAATTAGAGCGCAACTAAAAACCGAAGAAAAAGCAACAATTTACATCGATTTTAAACCCACTTTCACTTTAGAGCAGGTTACATCTAAAATGGTAAATTCAAACTTTAAAAATACTACACAAACTTTAAAAAAAGGATTAAAGTTAAGTAATTCTAAAATTGATTTACTTAAAATTTATCTTTCTAAAGAAGCTTATTTAGATTCAATTATTTTATCAACATATATTAAAAATTTCCCCTTAGAAATTACAGGTTTAGGAAAGTTAAACGCAGCTATTTCTAGTGTTGGCGGAATTGATTTAAATGCTATGGACACTCATTTTCAATTAGATAAAATTCCGAATCAATACTGTATTGGAGAAATGGTAAATTGGGATGCACCTACTGGAGGCTATTTAATACAAGCATGTGCAAGTTCTGGAGTTTATTTAGCAAAACATTTAAATGAAATTGATTAA
- a CDS encoding AMP-binding protein, with product MKLDRFHTSFQLNGISFASVEEMLTYTAGFSDDIHQFLENWFSKDTFIIVKTSGSTGVPKEIKLQKSQMINSALATGMFFDLKENTIALLCLPTEYIAGKMMLIRALVLGWQLDVVAPNSFPLRGIKKQYDFTAMVPLQLENSLAELPQIKKLIVGGGVVSNQLQAKIQTSSCAVFATYGMTETITHIAVKRLNNPLSIQVDSEQKSFQKEFYQTLPNVEIYKDVRNCLVIKAPNVSNEVIFTNDSIDLVSDHQFEWLGRLDNVINSGGVKLHPEIIEEKLSKIISNRFFVTGITDEQLGEKLVLVVEQPFASVEFKKSLKLEIAQLKLLKKFEVPKDIYFVNEFIETDTKKVQRKKTLDLLKY from the coding sequence TTGAAATTAGATAGATTTCATACAAGTTTTCAATTAAATGGAATTTCATTTGCTTCTGTAGAGGAAATGCTAACGTATACTGCTGGTTTTTCGGATGATATCCATCAATTTTTAGAAAATTGGTTTTCTAAGGATACTTTTATTATTGTTAAAACCTCCGGTTCTACAGGAGTTCCAAAAGAGATAAAGTTGCAAAAAAGTCAGATGATTAATTCTGCTTTAGCTACCGGAATGTTTTTTGATTTAAAAGAAAATACCATCGCTTTATTGTGTTTGCCAACAGAATATATAGCTGGTAAAATGATGTTGATAAGAGCCTTAGTTTTAGGTTGGCAATTAGATGTAGTAGCTCCAAATTCTTTTCCACTACGTGGGATAAAAAAGCAGTATGATTTTACAGCTATGGTTCCGTTACAGTTAGAAAATTCTTTAGCTGAGCTACCTCAAATTAAAAAATTAATTGTTGGTGGCGGTGTTGTTTCTAACCAATTACAAGCAAAAATTCAGACTTCTAGTTGTGCTGTTTTTGCTACTTATGGTATGACAGAAACCATAACGCATATTGCTGTTAAAAGGTTGAATAATCCTTTGTCAATTCAAGTAGATAGTGAACAGAAATCTTTTCAAAAAGAATTTTATCAAACATTACCCAATGTAGAAATCTATAAAGACGTTAGAAACTGTTTGGTAATTAAAGCTCCAAATGTTTCAAATGAAGTTATTTTTACAAATGATAGTATTGATTTAGTTTCTGATCATCAATTTGAGTGGTTAGGTCGTTTAGATAACGTAATAAATTCTGGAGGTGTAAAATTGCATCCGGAAATAATTGAAGAAAAATTATCGAAGATTATTTCAAATCGGTTTTTTGTTACAGGAATTACTGATGAGCAACTAGGGGAGAAGCTTGTTTTAGTTGTGGAGCAACCTTTCGCTTCAGTGGAATTTAAAAAGTCTCTAAAATTAGAAATAGCACAATTAAAATTACTTAAAAAATTTGAAGTTCCAAAAGATATTTATTTTGTGAATGAATTTATAGAAACGGATACCAAAAAAGTACAACGTAAAAAAACACTAGATTTATTAAAATATTAA
- the recR gene encoding recombination mediator RecR, which produces MDFSSKLLENAVNEVSRLPGIGKRTALRLVLHLLKQPSDNTKFLSEALLHLRNDVKTCEKCHNISDTELCDICNNVKRNPEIVCVVEDIRDVMAIESTSQFNGLYHVLGGKISPIEGIGPQNLQIESLIRKVESGEVKELIFALSSTMEGDTTNFYIFKQIEKFEITTSTIARGISVGDELEYADEVTLGRSIVNRIPFEQSIRS; this is translated from the coding sequence ATGGATTTTTCATCAAAACTTTTAGAAAATGCAGTAAATGAGGTGTCTCGTTTACCAGGAATTGGTAAGAGAACAGCATTGCGTTTGGTATTGCATTTATTAAAACAACCTTCTGATAATACTAAGTTTTTATCTGAGGCATTGTTACACTTAAGAAATGATGTAAAAACTTGTGAAAAATGTCATAATATTTCGGATACGGAATTGTGTGATATTTGCAATAACGTAAAAAGAAATCCAGAAATTGTTTGTGTGGTAGAAGATATTAGAGATGTAATGGCTATAGAAAGTACGTCTCAATTTAATGGATTGTACCATGTTTTAGGAGGTAAAATTTCTCCGATTGAAGGTATTGGTCCTCAGAATTTACAAATAGAAAGTTTAATTAGAAAAGTAGAAAGTGGCGAAGTAAAAGAATTGATTTTTGCGTTAAGTTCTACGATGGAAGGAGATACGACCAACTTCTATATTTTTAAACAAATAGAAAAATTTGAAATTACAACTTCTACAATTGCTCGTGGAATTTCTGTGGGTGACGAATTAGAGTATGCAGATGAGGTTACTTTAGGTAGATCTATTGTAAATAGAATTCCGTTTGAACAGAGTATAAGAAGTTAA
- a CDS encoding sodium:solute symporter: protein MQPLYILLLIVAYFTVLIGISYITGKSADNKTFFKANNSSPWYLVAFGMIGASLSGVTFISVPGWIETDSMSYFQMVLGYVVGYAIIGLVLLPLYYKLNLTSIYTYLQDRFGNYSYKTGASFFLLSRIVGAAFRLFLVANVLQAILFDAYGVPFWVTVSITILLIWLYTFKGGIKTIVWTDTLQTLFMLIAVGVCIYTISSEMKIDNLFTYVADSELSKTFFFEDVKAGNYFWKQFLAGAFIAVVMTGLDQDMMQKNLTCRNLKDAQKNMFWFTIVLVIVNFFFLALGVLLTDYAQQNGIDAHKDQLFPIIATQGNLGLATALFFLLGLIAAAYSSADSALTSLTTSFSIDILEIDKKKDKNEQEKIRKKIHIIFSLVLIATILVFKYFIADASVIAKIFTFAGYTYGPLLGLYAFGMFTKLKVKDKLVPAICLIAPVLTYMISYYSKEKLGFDFGFFVLVLNGFLTFIGLYLAKK from the coding sequence ATGCAACCACTTTATATACTCCTTTTAATAGTCGCTTATTTTACTGTTTTAATAGGCATTTCTTACATCACCGGAAAATCTGCCGACAATAAAACCTTTTTTAAAGCAAACAATTCTTCACCGTGGTACTTAGTAGCTTTTGGTATGATTGGAGCTTCTCTTTCTGGAGTTACTTTTATTTCTGTTCCTGGTTGGATAGAAACCGACTCTATGAGCTATTTTCAAATGGTTTTAGGGTATGTTGTTGGATATGCAATTATTGGCTTGGTATTACTGCCACTCTATTACAAACTAAATTTAACCTCCATTTACACCTATTTACAAGATCGTTTTGGTAACTATTCTTACAAAACAGGTGCAAGTTTCTTTTTACTTTCTAGAATAGTAGGTGCTGCATTCAGACTTTTTTTAGTAGCAAATGTTTTACAAGCAATCTTGTTCGACGCCTATGGAGTTCCGTTTTGGGTAACCGTTTCCATCACCATTCTATTAATTTGGCTGTACACGTTTAAAGGAGGCATAAAAACAATTGTTTGGACAGATACTTTACAAACCTTATTTATGTTGATTGCTGTAGGTGTTTGTATTTACACCATTTCTAGCGAAATGAAAATTGACAACCTTTTTACCTACGTTGCCGATAGCGAATTGTCTAAAACATTCTTTTTTGAAGATGTAAAAGCCGGAAATTATTTCTGGAAACAATTTTTAGCTGGTGCTTTTATTGCTGTTGTTATGACTGGTTTAGACCAAGATATGATGCAAAAAAACCTAACCTGTAGAAACTTAAAAGACGCACAAAAAAACATGTTTTGGTTTACCATTGTGTTGGTAATCGTCAACTTTTTCTTTTTAGCATTGGGTGTTTTATTAACCGATTATGCCCAACAAAACGGAATAGATGCTCACAAAGACCAACTCTTCCCAATCATTGCAACGCAAGGAAATTTAGGTTTAGCTACTGCCCTTTTCTTCTTACTAGGTTTAATTGCTGCGGCCTATTCTAGTGCAGATTCTGCCTTAACCTCTTTAACCACTTCTTTTAGTATTGATATTTTAGAAATTGATAAAAAGAAAGATAAAAACGAACAAGAAAAAATTAGAAAGAAAATTCATATTATTTTCTCTTTGGTATTGATAGCTACGATCCTTGTTTTTAAATATTTTATTGCGGATGCAAGTGTTATTGCAAAAATATTCACATTTGCGGGTTATACATACGGACCTTTATTAGGTTTATATGCTTTTGGAATGTTTACAAAATTAAAAGTAAAAGATAAATTGGTACCTGCTATATGTTTAATTGCTCCGGTTCTTACTTATATGATTAGTTATTATTCGAAAGAAAAACTTGGTTTCGATTTTGGCTTTTTTGTATTGGTTTTAAACGGCTTTTTAACCTTTATTGGATTGTATTTAGCGAAGAAGTAA
- a CDS encoding Ppx/GppA phosphatase family protein encodes MLEIKKYGAIDIGSNAIRLLISNVIVSEDKEPQFKKSSLVRVPIRLGADAFVGGIISEKNTTRMINAMEAFKLLMDVNGVERYKACATSAMREAENGKEVVDKIFKETGVKIDIIGGKEEAAIISSTDLNQLIEGSNSYVYVDVGGGSTEFTIFSEGKIITSKSFKMGTVRLLSNKKAVNKEIFANVEKWIKKNTKDLKKVSLIGSGGNINKLFKMSGRTEGKPISYIYLNAQYQFLKQMTYDERISELSLNPDRADVIIPATKIYLSAMKWSGARKIYVPKIGLSDGIIKSLFYNKI; translated from the coding sequence TTGTTAGAAATAAAAAAATATGGTGCTATAGATATTGGTTCAAATGCAATTAGATTGTTAATATCCAATGTTATAGTATCTGAAGACAAAGAGCCTCAGTTTAAAAAATCTTCTTTAGTACGTGTGCCAATTCGTTTAGGTGCAGATGCTTTTGTTGGTGGAATTATCAGTGAGAAAAACACAACCAGAATGATAAATGCTATGGAAGCATTTAAATTATTAATGGATGTAAATGGTGTAGAAAGATATAAAGCCTGTGCAACATCTGCTATGAGAGAAGCAGAAAACGGTAAAGAAGTTGTTGATAAAATTTTTAAAGAAACAGGAGTAAAAATTGATATTATTGGAGGTAAAGAAGAAGCCGCTATTATTTCATCTACAGATCTGAATCAATTAATAGAAGGAAGCAATTCTTACGTATATGTTGATGTTGGTGGTGGTAGTACAGAATTTACCATATTTTCTGAAGGTAAAATTATTACTTCAAAATCTTTTAAAATGGGTACAGTACGTTTGCTAAGCAACAAAAAAGCTGTAAACAAGGAGATTTTTGCCAATGTAGAAAAATGGATAAAGAAAAATACTAAAGATTTAAAAAAGGTATCCTTAATTGGTTCTGGAGGTAACATTAATAAGTTATTTAAAATGTCTGGACGTACAGAAGGAAAACCTATTTCTTATATTTATTTAAATGCTCAATATCAATTTTTAAAACAAATGACTTATGATGAACGTATTTCTGAGTTAAGTTTAAACCCAGATAGAGCTGATGTTATTATACCAGCAACCAAAATTTACTTGTCTGCTATGAAGTGGAGTGGTGCAAGAAAAATTTATGTTCCAAAAATTGGACTATCAGATGGTATTATTAAAAGCCTCTTTTACAATAAAATATAA
- a CDS encoding CPBP family intramembrane glutamic endopeptidase: MNYIQQAYKGRNEWFYWVLTIMLVFAGWQIIGVLPLMALAIMHSANMAEFTKAAQDNFMTLGIDKNLFLFFMILMFFFGLVSLIVGVKYIHKRTVTSLVTSRKKIDWKRFWFSFISWGIISTVVIMAGIFLSPENYVWNFKPVPFFTLLAVSFLFLPFQTSFEELLFRGYFMQGLGILAKNRWLPLVLTSVCFGLLHGANPEVEKLGYISMVFYIGTGFFYGITTLMDEGTELSLGLHAINNIVAAFFVTTNWTVFQTDALYVDTSEPSVGWEMFFPVLVLYPLLLFVFSKKYGWKNWIEKLTGKIKEPVNLKENYRILED, encoded by the coding sequence ATGAATTACATACAACAAGCATATAAAGGTCGAAATGAGTGGTTTTATTGGGTATTAACCATCATGTTAGTATTTGCAGGATGGCAAATTATTGGCGTATTGCCTTTAATGGCATTAGCGATTATGCATTCTGCAAACATGGCGGAGTTTACAAAAGCAGCTCAAGATAATTTTATGACCTTAGGAATTGATAAAAATCTCTTCTTATTTTTTATGATTTTAATGTTCTTTTTTGGTTTAGTTAGCTTAATTGTTGGAGTTAAATATATCCATAAAAGAACGGTTACATCATTGGTTACCAGTAGAAAAAAAATAGATTGGAAACGTTTTTGGTTTAGTTTTATTTCTTGGGGAATTATCTCTACAGTAGTAATTATGGCTGGTATTTTTTTATCACCAGAAAACTATGTTTGGAATTTTAAACCTGTTCCGTTTTTTACATTATTAGCAGTTTCTTTTTTGTTTTTACCTTTTCAAACTTCGTTTGAAGAATTATTATTTAGAGGTTATTTTATGCAAGGTTTGGGTATTTTGGCTAAAAACAGATGGTTGCCTTTGGTATTAACATCTGTTTGTTTTGGTTTATTACATGGAGCAAATCCGGAGGTTGAAAAACTAGGTTATATTTCTATGGTTTTTTATATTGGTACAGGTTTCTTTTACGGAATTACCACTTTAATGGATGAAGGAACCGAATTATCGCTTGGTTTACATGCCATTAATAATATTGTAGCTGCATTTTTTGTAACCACCAATTGGACTGTTTTTCAAACGGATGCCTTATATGTAGATACTTCTGAGCCTTCTGTGGGTTGGGAAATGTTTTTCCCTGTTTTAGTTTTATATCCACTACTTTTATTTGTTTTTTCTAAAAAATATGGATGGAAAAATTGGATAGAGAAACTAACAGGAAAGATTAAAGAACCTGTAAATTTAAAAGAAAACTATAGAATTTTAGAAGATTGA
- a CDS encoding histidine phosphatase family protein — protein MKTLYIVRHAKSSWEYSGIEDIDRPLKKRGIKDAHLMSKFLAKEIKRPDVFVSSSANRALHTAIIFCENFEFPLSNLQVKRQLYSFSDGYLVKTVNALDDGFNSAIIFSHDHGINTFVNKFGNKPISHVSTCGVVGIQFEDKHWKNLKKGKTFMIEFPKNHK, from the coding sequence ATGAAAACTTTATACATTGTTAGACATGCAAAATCTTCTTGGGAATACTCAGGAATAGAAGATATTGACAGGCCTCTAAAAAAACGCGGAATAAAAGACGCACATTTAATGTCTAAATTCTTAGCAAAAGAAATAAAAAGACCAGACGTTTTTGTATCTAGTAGTGCTAACAGAGCCTTACATACAGCTATTATTTTTTGCGAAAATTTCGAATTTCCTTTATCTAACCTACAAGTAAAAAGGCAGCTATATAGCTTTAGTGATGGTTATTTGGTAAAAACAGTCAATGCTTTAGATGATGGTTTTAATTCTGCTATTATTTTTAGTCATGATCATGGTATTAATACCTTTGTAAATAAGTTTGGTAACAAACCTATTTCTCACGTATCAACTTGTGGAGTTGTCGGCATTCAATTTGAAGATAAACATTGGAAAAACTTAAAAAAAGGGAAAACGTTTATGATAGAGTTCCCTAAAAACCATAAATAA
- a CDS encoding o-succinylbenzoate synthase has protein sequence MIKAKYNKYILNFKNPSGTSRGILRTKETWFIILEENGKTGIGETGLFRGLSIDDVPNYKEKLIWVCNNIDKGLEWLLYELLEFPSIQFGLEQAFLSLKSEHKFELFPSEFTKGKEAISINGLIWMGEKEFMKKQIKEKLETGFSCIKMKIGAIDFDAEIELLKSIRKEFSSKEIELRVDANGAFNPKNALEKLKRLSELEIHSIEQPIKQGQIEEMAALCEQTPLPIALDEELIGMFSSEEKKQLLQTIKPQYIILKPSLIGGFAGSLDWIKFAQEINSDWWITSALESNIGLNAIAQFTHTLKSDLPQGLGTGCLFTNNFTSPLVVKNGTLQYNPAQNWNFNL, from the coding sequence TTGATAAAAGCTAAATATAATAAATACATACTCAATTTTAAAAATCCAAGTGGAACATCTCGAGGGATTTTAAGAACCAAAGAAACTTGGTTTATCATTTTAGAAGAAAATGGTAAAACGGGTATTGGAGAAACAGGTTTGTTTAGAGGTTTAAGTATTGATGATGTTCCTAATTATAAAGAAAAACTTATTTGGGTTTGTAATAATATAGATAAAGGGCTTGAGTGGCTACTTTATGAACTCTTAGAATTTCCATCGATTCAATTTGGTTTAGAACAAGCTTTTTTATCGCTTAAAAGCGAGCATAAGTTTGAGCTATTTCCATCAGAATTTACCAAAGGAAAAGAAGCGATTTCTATAAATGGCTTAATTTGGATGGGAGAAAAAGAATTCATGAAAAAGCAAATTAAAGAAAAATTAGAAACTGGTTTTTCATGTATCAAGATGAAAATTGGTGCTATTGATTTTGATGCTGAAATTGAGTTGTTAAAATCCATTCGAAAAGAATTTTCTTCGAAAGAAATAGAATTACGAGTAGATGCAAACGGCGCTTTTAATCCTAAGAATGCTTTAGAAAAACTAAAACGTTTATCCGAATTAGAAATTCATTCTATAGAACAACCTATTAAGCAAGGTCAAATAGAAGAAATGGCTGCTTTATGTGAACAAACACCTTTACCAATTGCATTGGATGAAGAATTAATTGGGATGTTTTCATCCGAAGAAAAAAAACAATTGTTGCAGACAATAAAACCACAATACATTATCTTAAAACCAAGTCTAATTGGTGGTTTTGCAGGGAGTTTAGATTGGATTAAATTTGCTCAAGAAATAAATAGCGATTGGTGGATTACATCTGCCTTAGAAAGTAATATTGGGTTAAATGCGATTGCGCAATTTACACATACCTTAAAAAGTGATTTGCCACAAGGTTTGGGAACTGGTTGTTTATTTACAAATAATTTTACAAGTCCGTTAGTAGTTAAAAACGGAACATTACAATACAATCCAGCTCAAAACTGGAATTTTAATTTATAA
- a CDS encoding CopD family protein, translating into MDFLYVKALHIIFVVTWFAGLFYIIRLFIYHIEAEKKPEPAKEILQTQYKLMSKRLWYMITWPSAILASVFAFWMLYQNPYFLKMPWMHVKLAFVLALYFYHYSCQRIYKQLQNDVIKYTAFQLRIWNEVATIILFAVVFLVTLQSAINWIWGVVGIILFGVLLMLGIRLYKKIRAKKSWEKAEREVLEDKK; encoded by the coding sequence ATGGACTTTCTATACGTAAAAGCATTACATATTATTTTTGTAGTAACTTGGTTTGCTGGCTTATTTTACATTATTCGCTTATTCATCTATCATATAGAAGCAGAGAAAAAACCAGAACCTGCAAAAGAAATTTTACAAACTCAATACAAATTAATGAGTAAAAGATTGTGGTACATGATTACGTGGCCTTCCGCAATTTTAGCAAGTGTTTTTGCTTTTTGGATGTTGTATCAAAATCCGTATTTCTTAAAAATGCCTTGGATGCATGTAAAATTAGCATTTGTTTTAGCGCTATACTTTTACCATTATTCTTGTCAGAGAATTTACAAGCAATTACAAAATGATGTAATAAAATATACTGCTTTTCAACTTAGAATATGGAACGAGGTTGCAACCATTATCCTATTTGCAGTAGTATTTTTAGTTACACTACAATCTGCCATTAATTGGATATGGGGCGTTGTAGGAATCATCCTTTTTGGAGTATTATTAATGTTAGGAATTAGACTCTACAAAAAAATTAGAGCCAAAAAATCTTGGGAAAAAGCTGAGAGAGAGGTTTTGGAAGATAAAAAGTAA
- the pdxH gene encoding pyridoxamine 5'-phosphate oxidase has translation MSKDLSNYRKSYEKQELLESTCPDNPMELFQTWFINSDNSNMVDESNAMTVSSIGLDGFPKSRVVLLKKFTWEGFIFYTNYNSEKGKAIAANNNICLSFFWPGLEQQIIIKGNAEILAKNLSDGYFESRPDGSKLGAWASNQSEIVSSREELDTLLKTFEKKFEGEEIVRPKHWGGYLVKPISIEFWQGRPNRMHDRIRYTLEEDFSWKKERLAP, from the coding sequence ATGTCAAAAGATTTAAGTAATTACAGAAAATCCTACGAAAAGCAAGAACTTTTAGAAAGCACTTGTCCAGATAACCCCATGGAGTTATTTCAAACTTGGTTTATCAATTCCGATAACTCTAATATGGTTGATGAAAGTAACGCTATGACCGTTTCATCAATTGGTTTAGATGGTTTCCCAAAAAGCAGAGTCGTTTTATTAAAGAAGTTTACTTGGGAAGGTTTTATCTTTTACACCAATTACAATTCAGAAAAAGGAAAAGCTATTGCCGCCAACAACAATATCTGTTTATCTTTCTTTTGGCCTGGGTTAGAACAACAAATTATTATTAAAGGAAACGCAGAAATCTTAGCAAAAAACTTATCTGATGGTTATTTCGAATCGAGACCAGACGGAAGTAAATTAGGTGCTTGGGCATCTAACCAAAGTGAGATTGTTTCTTCTAGAGAAGAATTAGATACACTTTTAAAAACTTTTGAAAAAAAGTTTGAGGGAGAAGAAATTGTTAGACCAAAGCATTGGGGTGGCTATTTAGTGAAACCTATTTCTATAGAATTTTGGCAAGGGAGACCCAATAGAATGCACGATAGAATAAGATATACGTTAGAAGAAGATTTTTCTTGGAAAAAAGAAAGATTAGCGCCATAA